From the genome of Glycine max cultivar Williams 82 chromosome 2, Glycine_max_v4.0, whole genome shotgun sequence, one region includes:
- the LOC102661814 gene encoding protein FANTASTIC FOUR 2 — translation MSYSSICQGLQSSVEPWLMEPRVLKLKLAPPGSNSNTSTHSPVTPPPNNTNNEHGNKNHSEQGGCNNWSFLQSLSNISHCKEPQTENVYVHPSVKRSSSMLSAKSLELCTESLGCETGSNASDNSDDLSLFSLESCPSLRSNNTSVTNKNSESRRLNRGSNFPPPLTSMGGVRVRSHREDGKLILEAVTSSSPQPYFQAERGDGRLRLRLFESVASAYEDEALNQEEDADVEEDLEEYVGNAEDEIGMTKLVRPSRCKESGKRVIFGDGYFEHPPLSLCL, via the coding sequence atgtcttactCAAGTATCTGTCAAGGGTTGCAATCAAGTGTCGAACCCTGGCTCATGGAACCACGTGTGCTAAAACTCAAGCTGGCTCCACCAGGGTCCAATTCCAACACTTCCACACACTCTCCAGTGACTCCACCACCCAACAACACAAACAATGAACATGGAAACAAAAACCACTCTGAACAAGGTGGCTGCAACAACTGGAGTTTCCTTCAATCACTCTCCAACATTTCTCATTGCAAGGAGCCACAAACTGAGAATGTCTACGTCCACCCTTCTGTTAAGCGCTCCTCTTCAATGCTCAGTGCAAAGAGCTTGGAACTATGCACCGAAAGTTTAGGCTGCGAAACTGGTAGCAATGCCAGTGATAACTCTGATGACTTGTCTTTATTTTCACTTGAAAGTTGCCCTAGTTTAAGGAGCAACAACACTTCAGTAACTAACAAAAATTCTGAGTCTAGAAGATTGAACCGAGGAAGCAATTTTCCACCTCCTTTGACTTCAATGGGGGGGGTCAGAGTTAGGTCTCATCGTGAAGATGGTAAGCTTATCTTGGAAGCTGTAACTTCCTCTTCTCCCCAACCCTATTTTCAAGCCGAGCGCGGTGACGGAAGGCTTAGGCTTCGACTTTTCGAGAGTGTGGCCTCAGCTTATGAAGATGAAGCCTTGAACCAAGAAGAAGATGCTGATGTAGAAGAAGATTTGGAAGAGTACGTTGGAAATGCTGAGGATGAGATTGGTATGACAAAGTTAGTGAGGCCAAGCAGGTGCAAGGAAAGTGGGAAAAGAGTCATTTTTGGCGATGGATACTTTGAGCATCCCCCTCTTTCTCTTTGTCTCTGA